From Rana temporaria chromosome 7, aRanTem1.1, whole genome shotgun sequence, the proteins below share one genomic window:
- the TYW3 gene encoding tRNA wybutosine-synthesizing protein 3 homolog has translation MEMESSTSSQQNQSDPCSVVNPKTPSNSHNQQTLPPSGPFFHWKLQASLKTDLSKKGSVDKDIEEIVRHINLQDCYFTTSSCSGRIIIIEENSDLSIVQKENCSWLFVTHDLCSIDDVVTAVQKASGDAVLKFEPFVMHVQCRTLEDAQLLHSVAINSAFRNSGITVGKKGKIIMAVRSTHCMEVPLSHKGKCLVSNEYIEYLVQTANRKMEENRTRITRFFSCLHTALQKRDRKSEKDHKEQTDSSVYTRRRRRQEVTEITDGSPCEAPGDPETCISFLHDAD, from the exons ATGGAAATGGAATCTTCTACAAGCAGTCAACAGAACCAGAGTGACCCCTGCAGTGTGGTGAACCCGAAGACTCCTTCCAATTCCCACAACCAACAAACTCTGCCCCCTAGTGGGCCTTTCTTCCACTGGAAACTCCAAGCTTCCCTCAAAACGGACCTCAGTAAGAAAGGCAGTGTGGACAAAGACATTGAGGAGATCGTGCGGCATATTAACCTCCAGGACTGTTACTTCACCACCAGCTCCTGCTCTGGCAGGATTATCATCATTGAGGAG AATTCTGATCTCTCCATAGTGCAGAAGGAGAACTGCTCGTGGCTTTTTGTGACCCATGACCTCTGTAGCATAGATGATGTG GTTACAGCCGTCCAGAAAGCCTCGGGCGACGCGGTACTGAAATTCGAACCCTTCGTTATGCACGTCCAGTGTCGCACATTAGAGGACGCACAACTTCTG CATAGTGTCGCCATAAACTCTGCATTCCGAAATTCTGGCATCACAGTAGGAAAGAAGGGGAAAATCATAATG GCGGTACGGAGTACTCATTGTATGGAGGTGCCATTGAGTCACAAGGGGAAGTGTTTAGTGAGCAACGAATATATTGAATACTTGGTACAGACGGCAAACCGAAAAATGGAAGAGAACAGGACAAGAATCACCCG ATTCTTTAGCTGCCTCCATACGGCTCTACAGAAAAGGGACAGAAAGAGTGAGAAGGACCACAAGGAACAGACGGACAGCTCGGTGTACACTCGTAGGAGGAGAAGGCAGGAGGTGACTGAGATAACAGATGGCAGTCCTTGTGAAGCCCCGGGTGACCCCGAGACCTGCATCTCCTTCCTACATGATGCAGACTAA